TGCCTATATAGCTGGATAAGGGTCATTGAATACTTGAGTAAACTCATTAAAAGTTTAATGAGCAAATTCTCGGAGAGTTTCTGTAAAATATTAGATATGAAATCCTTGAGTTGGTTCAGGAACTCTTTAGCTCTGTCTATAAATTCTTTAACTTTCTCAAGGCTTTCTCTAATCTCTTCTTTAAATTTATAACCTAAAATAATTGTTGCTATTAAAATTAAAGCTTTCATCTCATCAGAAAGCTTAGAAAATCCTCCTATTATCCAGTTTATCAACTGTTTAATATTCCCCCAAACAATCTTTAAGATACCAAGTATTGTCCCAATCACCGCGGCAAGCACTCTAAAAACAAAATCTAAAATTGCACTTCCACCAAGAGTCATGACACTGAACGAAATTGAACCTTTTGCCAAAGTTACCTCTAAATGCTTAATCGGACCCATATTTTTCCAAGTTCTAACGATAGTTTCTGTGATGTCTTTATCTGAGGAGACTATACCATGAGCATTTATAGAAAAATATAGCCATACATAATCTATATCCTTAGGATCTCTCCACCCAACTAATTCCCTAGCTTTTTTATATTCCTCATATCCCTCTGGAGCAATAATCTCAATATGACTTAAGATTTCCTCCATTTTCTCTTTTAAAACACTTATAGGGACTTTCTTTTTCTTTGCAATCTCCTTTAGTTTCTCCTCATCATAAACAGTTTCATCGTATATCGAAGGAGGAGCATAAAGCTTAACAAAAGGCGTTTTGGATAGTTCTATTATTAAAGGCATCCTTTCTTTTTTTATGTAGCTGATTGCTTGAGAAATTACAGCATTAGCATCAAT
This region of Thermococcus sp. MV5 genomic DNA includes:
- a CDS encoding PIN domain-containing protein, with the protein product MNEALYLDKESFPLEEIYEPPELKEIFDNLVSEMPLELLELIKNFVEENLSKLIGIEGKLEISVVIDANAVISQAISYIKKERMPLIIELSKTPFVKLYAPPSIYDETVYDEEKLKEIAKKKKVPISVLKEKMEEILSHIEIIAPEGYEEYKKARELVGWRDPKDIDYVWLYFSINAHGIVSSDKDITETIVRTWKNMGPIKHLEVTLAKGSISFSVMTLGGSAILDFVFRVLAAVIGTILGILKIVWGNIKQLINWIIGGFSKLSDEMKALILIATIILGYKFKEEIRESLEKVKEFIDRAKEFLNQLKDFISNILQKLSENLLIKLLMSLLKYSMTLIQLYRQINLSNIGVGGLSS